Below is a window of Candidatus Zixiibacteriota bacterium DNA.
GCGAAGCGCGGAAACTGGCGCGCAAGCACGGCCTTAGGATTTCCGTATACGATCGCCGGCTGATTGAGAGAATGAAGATGGGGGCGTTCCTGGCAGTGGCGAAGGGATCGGCGGAGCCGCCCAAGCTGATTCGCCTCGACTATACACCGAAGGGGCGGGCGCGCAAGCGGGTGATACTTGTCGGCAAGGGAATTACGTTTGATACCGGCGGCATTTCGATCAAGCCGGGCGAGAATATGTTCGAGATGCGGCAGGACATGACCGGCGCGGCGGTGGTGATTTGCGCCATGGCGGCGCTGGCGCAGCTGCGGCCCGCCCTGGCGGTGACGGCGCTGATTCCGACGTGCGAAAACATGCCGGGCTCGCGGGCATACAAGCCGGGCGACGTGGTCACGACCTCGATCGGCAAGACGATTGAAATCATCAACACCGACGCCGAGGGACGGCTGCTGTTGGCGGATGTGCTCGGCCACGCGACCAAGTCGAGGCCGGACTATCTGATTGATGTGGCGACGTTGACCGGTGCGGCCACGGTCGCGCTGGGGAACGCGGGTGCGGCGATTCTGGCGACCTCGGACATACTGGTGGAGAAGTTTGCGGCGGCGTCGGCGACGACGGGCGAAAAGATATGGCGTCTGCCATTGTGGGAAGAATATGAGCAGCAGATCAAGTCGAATATCGCCGACATGGTCAATTCCGGCGGGCGTCCGGCCGGGACGATCACGGCGGCATTGTTATTGAAGAAGTTCACAGGCGGGATACCTTGGCTGCATCTGGATATCGCCGCCGTCGACTATGAGTATCGCGGAACCGAAATCACGCCGAAGGGGCCGTCAGGATTCGGCATGAGAACGGTCGTAGAAGCGCTGACGAATCTCTAAGTCTTCAGAAAACGAAAGGGCACGTTTGCACGTGCCCTTCATCAACAGATCATTGGAATAATCGGCCTAATTGCACCAGGCGGGGTTGAAGTCGTTACCGGGGCCGGAGAGACGCATGGGTTCACCGCCGGTAATCGCCAGCTTATAGATCGAACCGTTCTGGGTGGCGAAGGCGACATACTTCGAATCGGGCGACCAGGTCACCGGTCCACCCGCGAAGCCCAGACCGGCGGTCGGCTTCCATAACACCCGTTTATCGCTCAGGTCGGGAGTCGCGATCGAAAGCGACTGGTCGTTCATGTCGCTGGACATGTAGGCGATCCACTTGCCGTCCGGCGACCAGGCAGGAGCCGTTGCGCCCTTGAACTTGGAGGCTCGTTCAAGCAGGACTTCGTCCTTGAGGGGGAACTCCGCCACTCCAGCGACGGCGATACCGGTCGGTGTAAATTGTTCGCCCTGCATCCGCATCACGACAAACGCGACCTGCTTGCCGTCGGGTGAGATCGTTGGCGAGGAGACGATCAGGTCGGAGCTGGCGGTCATCTCCAGGTTGCGCAGCAGGAAGGTCTTGGTATCGTAGAAGCAGAGCCGGTAGTTCGGCTTGGTGACATTGGCGAGATTGGCGTTGAGATCGTGCAGAAACATGATCCTGCTGCCGTCGCGGACAAATTCCGGATATTGCGCGCCCATCGTGTTGGTGATGTTTTCCCAGAAATTGCTGCTGGAATCGGTATAGGCGTAGAACAGGTCGTAAACGGCGTGTTGGTGGCCGCCCATGTCGGGGTATTGAAGCGTGACCATGCCGCGACGGGAGAAGACGATCTTCTTGTTGTCCGGCGACCAGCTCAAACGGCCGCGGGCATTGGTGAGACCGGTAACGAACGGGCGCTGGTTGGCGCCGTCGGCGTCCATTAGCCAGAGATCGTTGTTACGCAAAAAGGCAATCGTATTGCCCTTCTTGATATTCTGCTGGGCGAACATCGTCGCGGTGAGGGCGATGACAGCGGCAAGCGCGATCAGGGTAACTCGTTTCATGATTCTCCTTATCCGAACTGAAAAATGATTCTCACGTAATTGTACTCGAAACTGCGCCATTGTTTCAGATTATCGGTAAAAAACGGACGTGGCAGCAGTTGTCAAGCCGTGCCTCTAATTTATTGATATTCAAGTAAATAGCGCTTTCAGTTCAGCTACCGATTTAAGCGTCAGGTCGGGCTGAATCAAAGCCGGTGCCGAATCGCTCTTGCCGCTCGTAACGAGCACCGCCTTGAGACCGACCGCCTGAGCGCCGGCGACATCGTTGTCGAGGTCGTCGCCAACCATGATGACCTCGGACGCCGGCAGTTTCAGGCTTGAGAGCGCCATCAAGTAGAAATCACGACTCGGTTTGCCGATGACGATGGCCGGTTTGCCGGTGGCATACTCGAGGCCGGAGACAAAGGCGCCGATGTCGAGTTTGACTTGGCCGCCGGTCAGCCATGATTTGCCTCTGTGGAGAGCGACGATTTCGGCGCCGTTGCGGACAAGCTGGAAGAGGCGGTTCATCAGGGCATAATCCCAGCGCTCGCCGATATCGCCGATGACAATCAACTCGGGGTCGTCGGAGTCGTGGTTGAACTCAGAAAAGTCCGTCAGTGTATCTTCCGCCAGAAGCAGCCAGCACGTCCTGGCCTTGCGACGCCGCAAGTATTCGCGCGCGGCGCCGGGGGCCGAGAAAACCTGATCGGGATCGACGGGCAAACCGGCAGCAGTGAGCATCTGCGCCATGCTGCGCTGCGAACGGGTTGTCGTATTGGAGCAGATGCGGAAGGGGATGCCGCGCTCACGCAGAAGCTGTAGCGTTGCGGCCGCGCCGGGCAGCGGGCCGCCGTCGACGGTGAGCGTGCCGTCGAGATCGAAGAGGACGGCGCGAACGGTGCGAAAGTCAATCGCCATGACCCGGCTAATATAGAGTGCGAGCGGCGATCTTGGCGATCAATTTGCGGCAAGAGTTATTGATTTTAAGGGAAATGCGCATTTATTAGGCGCGGGCTCGGTGAGCAACAACTAACAAGGACTTTGCCGCTTTGAATTTCTCCACGATTCGTTGGGTTGATGGAGAGGTAGAGATTCTCGACCAGACCAAGCTGCCGGCGGTCGAGAATTATCTGCGCCTTCAGGATTATCACGAATTGGTCCGGGCGATCAAAACGCTGCAGGTGCGCGGCGCGCCGCTGATCGGGATTGCGGCGGCTTACGCCATCGTCCTGGCCGCGCGGCAGTGTCGCAACAAGGTCGAGTTCGCCGTGGCGATCAATGAGATCAAGTCGGCGCGTCCGACCGCGGTCAATCTGAGCTGGGCGGTGGAGCGGATGTTGATTTCTTATCACGCCTACGCTGGTTCGCCCGACGTGGAAGCGCGCCTGCTCGATCTGGCGCTGCAGATTCACGACGAAGACGCGCGCATGTGCGAGCGGATCGGGACGAACGGCATGGATTTGATGCCGGCGGTCGGGACCGTTCTGACGCACTGCAACGCCGGCGCGCTGGCGACCGGAGGCATGGGCACGGCCTTGGCAGCGATCTATCAGGCGTTCCGCTCCGGCAAGAAGCTCGGAGTGTTCGCCTGCGAGACGCGGCCGATTTTGCAGGGCGCGCGGTTGACAGCGTGGGAGCTTTCGCGCGAAGGGCTGGACGTCACCCTGATTACCGACAATATGGCCGGCGCGCTGATGGCACAGCGGATGATTGACTGCGTGATCGTCGGCGCCGATCGGATCGCGATCAACTTCGACGTTGCCAATAAGATCGGCACCTATGCGCTGGCGGTGCTGGCGCAGTATCATGGCATCCCGTTCTACGTCGCGGCCCCGACCTCGACCTTCGATCCACGGGTCGCTTCCGGCGTCGACATTGAAATCGAGCAACGCGGTGCGGATGAGGTCACTCACCTGGCGGGGCAGCGGATCACGCCGCCCGGCGTGCGCGTCGCGAACCCGGCCTTTGACGTCACCCCCAACAATCTCATCACGGCGATCATCACCGATCGCGAAGTCATTAAGTGCAAGCGCTGGGGCGAGCGGTAGACAGGGGCTGAGAGCCGGAAAAAGGGATCAGCGTTCCGGACTGATCGACTGGGCTTGGAAGAAGTTGACGATTTTTTGCGCCAGCGGTTTGTTCTTCACGATTAGGTTGATCGCCTCAACATCGGCAGCCCGGATCGCCTCAAGTGACCCGAAGGATTTGAGGAGTTGTTCCTTACGCTTGTCGCCGATCCCCGCGATGGCGTCGAGCAGCGAGCGCTCGGTTTTCTTGTCCCGCAGCGAGCGATGATAGGTGATCGCAAAGCGGTGGGCCTCGTTGCGCACGGCCTGCATCAGCTTGAGCGAGGGCGAGGTGCGCGGCAGCGACAGCATGCGCTTCTCCCCCGGCAGGACGATCTCCTCCAGACGCTTGGCCAGGCCGCAGATTTGCAGGTCGTTAATACCGACTTCCTTGAGGGCTTCGAGCGCCGCGCCGAGTTGGCCGCGGCCGCCGTCGATGATGCACAGATCCGGCATCTCCGCCTCGTCGGTCAGGACGCGCGTGAAGTACCGCGCGACAATTTCCCGCATCATGGCGAAGTCATCTTGTCCGACCACGGTTTTGATCTTGAAGTGACGGTAATTGCGCTTGAGCGGTTTGCCGTTGCGGAAGAAGACCATCGAGCCGACCGGATCGGCCGGGCCCAGGTTGGAGATATCGAAGCAGACGATGTTGACCGGCGGCGTCGTGAGGTAGAGGTCCTTCTGCAACATGGCGACGGCGGCGGGGAGTTTGCCGGCGCGTTCCCGGCGCTGTTTCAGCAATTCCTGCAGGAGCAGGCGCGCGTTGGCTTCGGCCATTTCGACCAGCCGCAGTTTCTCGCCCTTCTGCGGCACCTGCAGTTCGACGCGGTCGCCGCGGCGCTGGGTTAACCACTGCTGGATCAACTTCTCGTCCTCGGGTTGGAACGACGAGTAGACTTCCTCCGGCACCATCGTTGAACTGAGATAGTATTGCTTGAAAAACGATTCGGCGATGTCGGATTCGTTGTCGCCGGCGTCGGCCTTGAGGTGGAAATTCTGGCGGCCGATCAGCAAGCCGTCGCGCAGCTGCAGGACGACCGCGGCAATGTCGCCGCCGGAGCGGGCAAAGGCGATGATGTCACGGTTGACGGCGTGGTCGGCGACGACCTTTTGCTTCTGCATGATCGCCTCGATCGTGCGGATCTGGTCGCGCACCCGGGCGGCCTCTTCGTAGTTCTGGTCGAGCGCGAGCTGCTTCATTTCGACCTGAAGCTGATCAATCAGGCTCGCCGACTTGCCCTGCAGGAGCTTGATGACCTTCTGGACTTCTTTGTCGTAGTCCGCCTTGCTTTGCAGCCCGACGCACGGGCCGTCGCAGCGCTTGATATGGTATTGCAGGCAAACCTTGTAGCGGCCTTCGCCCTTGGGGTGCGGGATCTTCAACTTGCAGGTGCGGAGCTTGAACAGGCGCGTGATCATTTTGTAAGTCTCACGCATGCCGCCGACGTTGGCGTAGGGGCCGAAATAGATCCCGTCGCCGCGGCGCATGGTGCGGGTCACGACCAGCCGCGGGAAGTCATCGTCCTGCGTGATCATCAGGAAGGGGTAACGCTTATCGTCCTTGAGATTGATGTTATAGCGCGGCTTGTGCTTCTTGACGAGATTGGCTTCGAGAATCAACGCCTCGATCTCGTTGTCAGTGACGATCAGCTCGAAGTCGGCGATCTTGCTCTTGAGCGCAGCAACCTTGGGGTTGATCTCCGGCGCCTGGGCGAAGTAGGTGCGGACGCGGTTGCGCAGGATTTTGGCTTTCCCGATGTAAATGATCTTGCCGACGTCGTCCTTCATGATATAGACGCCCGGCTTGGTCGGGAGGTCTTCCAGCTTGTCGCGCAGGTGCGCCGAGATTTCGCTCATGGCAGAGAAAATACGCGTGCGGGCGGCAATTGGGCAAAGAGGAAATGCGGCAATTAGTGGATGCGGCGGCCGCCGGCGTAACGGCTGGCGAAGTATTCGTCGTTGAGGCTGTCGACGACGACGCCGCGCGACTCGGAGGCGTGGATGAACTTGCCGTTGTCGAGATAGATGCCGACGTGCGAGACGCGGCGGTCGTTGATGCGGAAGAAGATCAGATCGCCGTAAGCGAGATCGTCGTAGCCGACGCGGTTGTCGAGGCGATAGAGCGCCTGGACATTGAGCGGCAGGCGCGTACCGTCGTAGTCGCGGTAGACGACATAGGCCAGCCCGGAACAATCGATCCCGAGCGTCCCCGTGCCGCCATCCTGATAGGGCGTGCCGAGGTAGCGCGAAATCACGCGATTCATCACCGCCTTGTCGATGCGGGTGAGCGTCTCTTTGGGAAGCGGACGCTCATCCTGCTCTTCCTCGACGGCCGGTTCGCTGGGCAAAGTATCAACGGCGACGCGCTCGCGAACGCCGCCCGGAGGCGTCGAATAGCGCACGGCCGAAGTACAACCGATGAACAGCAGCGCTACCGCCAACCCGATGAGCGACGCGGCGAGCTTCACTTCTTCTCCACGATCGCCGGATACGCGATATTGAACTTGCGGGAGTGGTAAATTCGCGCGCCGACGATAGTCAAGATCAGGATCGCCAAATAGAGGGGGAAAAACAAGGCCGCAAAGAGCGAGAGCGTGAGAATCGAGACCTTCGTCGCTAACGTCGCCGTCGCGATCGATTTGGTCGTGGCGGCAGCGATAAAGAACGGCAGGGACGCGGCGGCGGCGACGGCAAAGGCGTAGTCGGCGATCATGATCGAGAAAATCAACGCGCCGACGACCATCCAGGCCGCGTATCGCAGCGTCTTGGCTACGCCCCATTCGGCGGCATACGTCTTCTTGCCGACCGCGGTGTCGCCGCGCAAGTCGGGCAGGGTGGTGTTCAGATAGACTGCGCCGACAGCGAGGAAGTAGGGAAACGACTTGATGATGCCCTCGATGTTGAAGTTGAGGTACATCACCCAGCCGAACAGGAAGGCCAACGTGCCGTGGGCGAGGACGTTATTGCGAAATGATTTGTAGGGATGTTCGCGGAGATTGAAGCGCGGATACGAGTACTGAAAGCCAAACCAGGCGCCGACGACGAACAGACAACCGAGCTGCCAATTGAGAACAAAGGCACCGATCAGCGCGATGCCGGTGAGAAAGAAGTAGATGTTCCAGGCTTCGCCAATTGAGACGTGACCCTCGGGGATCAAAAACAACTTCTTGTTTTCGCGATCGGAATCAACGTCGAAAATCTGGTTGAGCACGAAAACGCCCCCGGCCAGCAGGGTCGAGAGCAGCAACATCAGCAACAGATTCAAGTCGGAGGTGGTCAGCCCGACAAAGGGGAAGTGGTCAAGGGTGACGGGACTAAAACCGCGCTCGCGCCAGAGGGCGGCGCGGGCGCCGAGCAGCGCGATCGTCCACACCGGGATGATCAGCATCGGGCGCATCAGGAAGATATAGTCGATGATTCTCTTCATATCCGGTCGCAACAGTTAATATGGCGGCGGACGGAGAAGGTTTCAATAAAAAAGATGGCCGGGACTACACCAGATAGCGCAGATACAAATACAGTGCCGGCGCGGCAAAGACGAGCGAGTCGAAACGGTCGAGAATTCCGCCGTGGCCGGGAATCAGGTTCGACGAGTCTTTGACGCCCATCTCGCGCTTGAAGATCGACTCAACCAGATCGCCGAGCTGTCCAAAGAAGGCGATGATCAACGCCGGCAGGATCAAACGGGGGAAGCCGACGTCAGCAAGAAAGATGAAATGGAAGATGCCGGCGGTCAGGATCGCGCCGAGGAAACCGCCCAAGAAGCCCTGCACGGTCTTGTTCGGGCTGATGGCGGGGGAAAGCTTGGTGCGGCCGAATTTCACGCCGACATAGTAGGCGGCCGAATCGATAATCCAGATCGCGGCGAACAAGAACGTCACCCAGCCGGCGGCTTGCTCCGACAAGACAACGTCAGCAGAACGAATCAGGATGAGGCAGGAGAAGCCCAGGCTGAGGTAGAGCACACCGAAAAAGCCGATGCCGATCGAGCGCGAGACTTCACCCAGCCCGCGGGTGAAGGTGTAGGGCAGGGTGGTGAGGAAGATCGCGCCGAAGAGAAATTCGAGCAAGTAGGCGCCATGAAGATACGCGTCGGTGATCGGTGGAAACGCCGCCAGCGCAATCAGGATCAGCTTCTGCCAGAGGTAGAGCTTGATCTTGGTCAGGCTGAATAACTCCCAAACCGAGAGGATGATCAGCAGCTCAACGAAGACGAGAAACGCGACACCGCCCAGATGAAAGATGTAAAGCAGCAGCGGAATAAAGATGGCGGCGACGGCCAGGCGCTGGAACAGATTGCGCGAAATCATAGCTTGCCGAAACGGCGCTCGCGTTTCTGGTAATCGAGGATGATTTCAAGGAACTCGCGCTCGGCAAAATCGGGCCACAGCGTTTGCGTGATAAAAAGCTCGGTGTACGACGTCTGCCAGAGCAGGAAATTCGACAGCCGCATTTCGCCCGACGTGCGGATCAGCAGATCGGGATCGGGCAGCGGATGCGTAAACAGGTAGGTCGAGAACAGGGACTCGTCGATATCGCCGACCTTGATCTTGTTGGCCTTGACGTCGCGCGCTAGTTTCCGGGTCGCCTCGACGATCTCCATCCGGCCGCTGTAGTTGAGGGCGAGATTGAGCACCAGGCCGGAGTTCTTGGACGTTTTTTCAATCGCGTGCAGGATCGCGCGGCGGCGCGTGAAGGGAATCTGGTCGAGCTGACCGGTTGCGATCAGACGGACGTTGTTCTTGTTGAGTTCCGCCAGTTCCGAGCGCGCCGTGTCGTCGAGGAGCTTGAACAGGAAGCCGACCTCGGACTTGGGGCGCTTCCAGTTCTCCAGGCTGAAGGTATAGAGCGTGAGATAGGAGATGCCGACTTGGCCGCAGATTTCGACGATGTGGCGCACGGCGCCGACACCGGCCTTGTGGCCGGCGGAGCGGTCGAGGCCGCGTTTTGCGGCCCACCGGCCGTTGCCGTCCATAATGATGGCAACGTGGGCGGGCAATTTGTCAGGGACGATCTTCTCTTTGAGAGAAGCCAGATCGGAGGTCAGGCGCGCGCTCAGACCGCCATCACCTCGGCTTCTTTCGCGGTGGTGAGCTTGTCGATTTGCGCGATGTACTTATCCGTCAGCTTCTGGGCATCGATCTCCGCGTTTTCCATTTCATCCTCGGAAATCTTGTGATCCTTGAGCTGGCGCTTGACGTGGTCGAGCGAGTCGCGGCGGATGTTGCGCACGGCGACCTTGTTCTCCTCGGCCATCTTCTTGACGAGCTTGACGAGCTCCTTGCGGCGCTCTTCGCTCAACGACGGCACCGGGATGCGGATCACCTGCGCGTCGGACTGCGGATTGAAGCCAAGATTCGACTTCTGAATCGCCTTCATGATCTCGCCGAGCAACGGCTTTTCCCACGGCTGCACGACGATCAACTGCGCTTCAGGAGTGCTGATCGAACTGACGTTCTTGAGCGGGGTCGGGGTGCCGTAGTAGTCGACCATCACCTCGTCGAGCATATGGACATTGGCTTTGCCGGAACGCACGGTGCTGAAATGGTGTTGCAAGGCAGCGATCGACTTCTTCATCTTATCTTCAGCTTCAGTCAACAACTGCTTGACGATTGTCATACAACTTCCTCCGAACGGAACGTTACCAGTGTACCGATTTTCTCGCCCGTCACCACCTTATACAGATTCCCGGCATCGGTCAACTTAAAAACCACCAGCGGCAGCTTGTTCTCGCGGCAAAGCGTGAAAGCGGTTCCGTCCATCACTTTCAGGTCGCGGCGCAGCACCTCGTCGTAACTGATGGCGGCGAAGCGCTTGGCCTCGGGGTGCTTCATCGGGTCGGCATCGTAGACGCCGTCGACCTTGGTCGCCTTGAGCACCACGTCGACCTCGGTCTCAATCCCGCGCAGCACGGCCGCG
It encodes the following:
- a CDS encoding leucyl aminopeptidase, with amino-acid sequence MRVTCDLSDIKKMSCDLLCVLLTKEDTAPADLDKLLKGQIAELRRRKHFQGEALERGTFVPHPPQRFARVLLVGLGRPSEVTLDRIRRAGGTAGQAAMGRVVTLWPKQLPVALDTGRAAQAFVEGFILGGYRDLRFRSESAGRQDVQQLTLLTPQERQVAKLRAGAGRGRILAELQNLCRDLSGAPGNVLTPTALAGEARKLARKHGLRISVYDRRLIERMKMGAFLAVAKGSAEPPKLIRLDYTPKGRARKRVILVGKGITFDTGGISIKPGENMFEMRQDMTGAAVVICAMAALAQLRPALAVTALIPTCENMPGSRAYKPGDVVTTSIGKTIEIINTDAEGRLLLADVLGHATKSRPDYLIDVATLTGAATVALGNAGAAILATSDILVEKFAAASATTGEKIWRLPLWEEYEQQIKSNIADMVNSGGRPAGTITAALLLKKFTGGIPWLHLDIAAVDYEYRGTEITPKGPSGFGMRTVVEALTNL
- a CDS encoding PD40 domain-containing protein, producing MKRVTLIALAAVIALTATMFAQQNIKKGNTIAFLRNNDLWLMDADGANQRPFVTGLTNARGRLSWSPDNKKIVFSRRGMVTLQYPDMGGHQHAVYDLFYAYTDSSSNFWENITNTMGAQYPEFVRDGSRIMFLHDLNANLANVTKPNYRLCFYDTKTFLLRNLEMTASSDLIVSSPTISPDGKQVAFVVMRMQGEQFTPTGIAVAGVAEFPLKDEVLLERASKFKGATAPAWSPDGKWIAYMSSDMNDQSLSIATPDLSDKRVLWKPTAGLGFAGGPVTWSPDSKYVAFATQNGSIYKLAITGGEPMRLSGPGNDFNPAWCN
- a CDS encoding HAD-IIA family hydrolase produces the protein MAIDFRTVRAVLFDLDGTLTVDGGPLPGAAATLQLLRERGIPFRICSNTTTRSQRSMAQMLTAAGLPVDPDQVFSAPGAAREYLRRRKARTCWLLLAEDTLTDFSEFNHDSDDPELIVIGDIGERWDYALMNRLFQLVRNGAEIVALHRGKSWLTGGQVKLDIGAFVSGLEYATGKPAIVIGKPSRDFYLMALSSLKLPASEVIMVGDDLDNDVAGAQAVGLKAVLVTSGKSDSAPALIQPDLTLKSVAELKALFT
- the mtnA gene encoding S-methyl-5-thioribose-1-phosphate isomerase → MNFSTIRWVDGEVEILDQTKLPAVENYLRLQDYHELVRAIKTLQVRGAPLIGIAAAYAIVLAARQCRNKVEFAVAINEIKSARPTAVNLSWAVERMLISYHAYAGSPDVEARLLDLALQIHDEDARMCERIGTNGMDLMPAVGTVLTHCNAGALATGGMGTALAAIYQAFRSGKKLGVFACETRPILQGARLTAWELSREGLDVTLITDNMAGALMAQRMIDCVIVGADRIAINFDVANKIGTYALAVLAQYHGIPFYVAAPTSTFDPRVASGVDIEIEQRGADEVTHLAGQRITPPGVRVANPAFDVTPNNLITAIITDREVIKCKRWGER
- the uvrC gene encoding excinuclease ABC subunit UvrC gives rise to the protein MSEISAHLRDKLEDLPTKPGVYIMKDDVGKIIYIGKAKILRNRVRTYFAQAPEINPKVAALKSKIADFELIVTDNEIEALILEANLVKKHKPRYNINLKDDKRYPFLMITQDDDFPRLVVTRTMRRGDGIYFGPYANVGGMRETYKMITRLFKLRTCKLKIPHPKGEGRYKVCLQYHIKRCDGPCVGLQSKADYDKEVQKVIKLLQGKSASLIDQLQVEMKQLALDQNYEEAARVRDQIRTIEAIMQKQKVVADHAVNRDIIAFARSGGDIAAVVLQLRDGLLIGRQNFHLKADAGDNESDIAESFFKQYYLSSTMVPEEVYSSFQPEDEKLIQQWLTQRRGDRVELQVPQKGEKLRLVEMAEANARLLLQELLKQRRERAGKLPAAVAMLQKDLYLTTPPVNIVCFDISNLGPADPVGSMVFFRNGKPLKRNYRHFKIKTVVGQDDFAMMREIVARYFTRVLTDEAEMPDLCIIDGGRGQLGAALEALKEVGINDLQICGLAKRLEEIVLPGEKRMLSLPRTSPSLKLMQAVRNEAHRFAITYHRSLRDKKTERSLLDAIAGIGDKRKEQLLKSFGSLEAIRAADVEAINLIVKNKPLAQKIVNFFQAQSISPER
- a CDS encoding C40 family peptidase, with protein sequence MKLAASLIGLAVALLFIGCTSAVRYSTPPGGVRERVAVDTLPSEPAVEEEQDERPLPKETLTRIDKAVMNRVISRYLGTPYQDGGTGTLGIDCSGLAYVVYRDYDGTRLPLNVQALYRLDNRVGYDDLAYGDLIFFRINDRRVSHVGIYLDNGKFIHASESRGVVVDSLNDEYFASRYAGGRRIH
- a CDS encoding UbiA family prenyltransferase — translated: MKRIIDYIFLMRPMLIIPVWTIALLGARAALWRERGFSPVTLDHFPFVGLTTSDLNLLLMLLLSTLLAGGVFVLNQIFDVDSDRENKKLFLIPEGHVSIGEAWNIYFFLTGIALIGAFVLNWQLGCLFVVGAWFGFQYSYPRFNLREHPYKSFRNNVLAHGTLAFLFGWVMYLNFNIEGIIKSFPYFLAVGAVYLNTTLPDLRGDTAVGKKTYAAEWGVAKTLRYAAWMVVGALIFSIMIADYAFAVAAAASLPFFIAAATTKSIATATLATKVSILTLSLFAALFFPLYLAILILTIVGARIYHSRKFNIAYPAIVEKK
- a CDS encoding phosphatidate cytidylyltransferase, coding for MISRNLFQRLAVAAIFIPLLLYIFHLGGVAFLVFVELLIILSVWELFSLTKIKLYLWQKLILIALAAFPPITDAYLHGAYLLEFLFGAIFLTTLPYTFTRGLGEVSRSIGIGFFGVLYLSLGFSCLILIRSADVVLSEQAAGWVTFLFAAIWIIDSAAYYVGVKFGRTKLSPAISPNKTVQGFLGGFLGAILTAGIFHFIFLADVGFPRLILPALIIAFFGQLGDLVESIFKREMGVKDSSNLIPGHGGILDRFDSLVFAAPALYLYLRYLV
- a CDS encoding isoprenyl transferase, producing the protein MSARLTSDLASLKEKIVPDKLPAHVAIIMDGNGRWAAKRGLDRSAGHKAGVGAVRHIVEICGQVGISYLTLYTFSLENWKRPKSEVGFLFKLLDDTARSELAELNKNNVRLIATGQLDQIPFTRRRAILHAIEKTSKNSGLVLNLALNYSGRMEIVEATRKLARDVKANKIKVGDIDESLFSTYLFTHPLPDPDLLIRTSGEMRLSNFLLWQTSYTELFITQTLWPDFAEREFLEIILDYQKRERRFGKL
- the frr gene encoding ribosome recycling factor — protein: MTIVKQLLTEAEDKMKKSIAALQHHFSTVRSGKANVHMLDEVMVDYYGTPTPLKNVSSISTPEAQLIVVQPWEKPLLGEIMKAIQKSNLGFNPQSDAQVIRIPVPSLSEERRKELVKLVKKMAEENKVAVRNIRRDSLDHVKRQLKDHKISEDEMENAEIDAQKLTDKYIAQIDKLTTAKEAEVMAV